One stretch of Carassius auratus strain Wakin unplaced genomic scaffold, ASM336829v1 scaf_tig00014537, whole genome shotgun sequence DNA includes these proteins:
- the LOC113074399 gene encoding cyclin-dependent kinase inhibitor 1B-like produces the protein MSNVRLSNGSPTLERMEARLSDQPKPSACRNLFGPVDHEELKKDFQRQLKAMEDASADAWNFDFSTHTPRAGGRYQWDALDIRSVPGFYSRSVRAKGSDLHICSSGDNNDINVDVNGNHDCRVTEQSTETPDKDREQRKRSSCVDSSCQSKRSHICVDEVTRTPRKPKKPRKHPSPTLT, from the exons ATGTCCAATGTTCGCTTATCTAACGGCAGCCCGACGCTGGAACGGATGGAAGCGCGACTGTCCGATCAGCCCAAGCCGTCGGCGTGTCGGAACCTGTTCGGTCCGGTGGATCATGAAGAGTTAAAGAAGGATTTCCAGCGGCAGCTGAAGGCGATGGAGGACGCGTCGGCGGACGCGTGGAACTTCGACTTCTCCACGCACACGCCGCGCGCCGGCGGCAGATACCAGTGGGACGCGCTGGACATCCGCTCGGTGCCCGGTTTCTACAGCAGATCGGTGCGGGCGAAGGGCTCCGATCTCCACATATGCTCCTCTGGGGATAATAACGACATTAACGTGGATGTTAACGGCAATCACGACTGTCGGGTAACGGAGCAGAGCACGGAGACGCCCGATAAAGACCGAGAGCAGAGGAAAAGAAGCTCTTGTGTCG actCGTCGTGTCAAAGCAAACGCTCACACATCTGTGTGGATGAAGTAACGCGGACGCCG